A single region of the Lysinibacillus sp. B2A1 genome encodes:
- a CDS encoding isoleucine--tRNA ligase, with the protein MQVKKKIETTVERELRIRTLWEQEGSFQATVANRSGHKPFVFYEGPPTANGLPHVGHAFGRTIKDVVARYKTMQGYFVERKAGWDTHGLPVELGVEKKLGISGKHEIEKYGVEQFIKECKRSVFTYEKKWRSFTEQLGYWIDMDDPYLTLSNEYIESVWHILSHVHKEKLLYKGHRVSPYCPSCQTSLSSHEVAQGYKDVKDLSVTAMFKLKEKDEYFLGWTTTPWTLPANVALAMNPELTYVRVKQGEKVYILAKTLINKVFTEPVEVLSEHYGREFEGISYTPPFSYVTVEKGHIVVLADYVTEHSGTGIVHIAPAYGEDDYKAVQQNGLSFVNVVDGKGCYTEEVPELVGQFVKECDVDIIKMLAKKELLFDKEKYEHSYPHCWRCDSPLLYYATDSWFIKMSALKEKLLENNEQVTWYPEHIKHGRFGNFLENLVDWNISRNRYWGTPLNVWICQDCGHEEAPNSIPALKKLAKGTLQDVELHKPYIDEIICSCPKCKGEMERTPEVIDVWFDSGSMPFAQQHYPFGDLATFNNQFPADVVIEGIDQTRGFFYSLLAVSTLFTGKAPYKKVLSLGHVLDEHGQKMSKSKGNALEPVELIEQYGADALRWSFLVDSSPWNPKRFSKKIVMDAKSKLVDTLDNTFKFYQLYAEIDGFEYNANNTGTRTNLDHWILSRLHHTIQLVTKYMDDFQFTQATREIGRLVEELSNWYIRRSRARFWANGLSEDKRGAFSTLYELLTTICQLLAPFTPFIAEDLYRQLYGESVHLQDYPKYNEALVNASLEKEMQSILTIVELGRSVRNSQGIKVKQPLSEIIVSVDGVLTDFQPYSELVKDELNIKECLWTNDFSAYETVHYKLNFKTAGAIFGAKVNKVKNYVMNLNDQEKRELQQTDEVTFTIEGEQLTLLKEHVLMESMVKDQYIIAEDASCRILINVHLTASLLEEGQIRELIRTIQDTRKKWQLPVEQYVSISIAGNTKATSIIQQHEALLKANVLLHDIDYVSDGHSERYIETDMFNEKITIYFNNL; encoded by the coding sequence ATGCAAGTGAAAAAGAAAATAGAAACAACTGTAGAAAGAGAATTACGAATTCGCACATTATGGGAGCAAGAAGGATCGTTCCAGGCAACTGTTGCAAATCGTTCTGGCCATAAGCCTTTTGTATTTTACGAAGGACCACCAACAGCGAATGGATTACCCCATGTGGGTCACGCATTTGGTAGAACGATTAAAGATGTCGTTGCTCGCTATAAAACCATGCAAGGCTATTTCGTGGAACGTAAAGCGGGATGGGATACACATGGTTTACCTGTAGAATTAGGGGTAGAAAAAAAGCTAGGTATCTCTGGGAAACACGAAATCGAGAAATATGGTGTTGAACAATTTATCAAGGAATGTAAAAGAAGTGTCTTTACCTATGAAAAAAAATGGCGCTCCTTTACAGAACAACTAGGCTATTGGATTGATATGGATGATCCCTATTTAACACTTAGTAATGAGTATATCGAATCCGTATGGCATATTTTAAGCCATGTGCACAAGGAAAAGCTTTTATATAAAGGGCATCGTGTGTCACCATATTGCCCTAGCTGTCAAACATCATTAAGCTCTCACGAAGTGGCACAAGGCTATAAGGATGTTAAGGATTTATCTGTAACAGCGATGTTTAAGCTTAAGGAGAAGGACGAATATTTTCTTGGCTGGACAACAACGCCATGGACTTTGCCTGCTAATGTTGCGTTGGCAATGAACCCAGAGCTTACGTATGTGCGTGTGAAGCAAGGCGAAAAAGTGTATATTCTAGCAAAAACACTTATCAACAAAGTTTTTACTGAACCTGTGGAAGTGTTAAGTGAGCATTATGGTCGTGAATTTGAAGGCATATCCTACACTCCACCTTTTTCATACGTTACAGTTGAGAAAGGGCATATTGTTGTACTAGCAGATTATGTGACAGAGCATAGTGGAACCGGCATCGTGCATATTGCACCTGCCTATGGAGAGGACGACTATAAAGCAGTTCAGCAAAATGGTCTGTCATTTGTCAACGTTGTGGATGGAAAAGGTTGTTATACAGAAGAGGTGCCAGAGCTAGTCGGTCAATTTGTCAAAGAATGTGATGTCGACATTATTAAAATGCTTGCTAAAAAGGAGCTTTTATTTGATAAGGAAAAGTATGAGCATAGCTATCCTCATTGCTGGCGCTGTGATTCACCATTACTTTATTATGCAACAGATAGCTGGTTTATCAAAATGTCAGCCTTAAAAGAAAAGCTTTTAGAAAATAATGAGCAGGTCACATGGTATCCAGAGCATATTAAACATGGCAGATTCGGAAATTTCTTAGAAAACTTAGTGGACTGGAATATTAGCCGTAATCGCTATTGGGGCACACCTCTTAATGTATGGATTTGTCAGGATTGTGGTCATGAAGAAGCACCAAATAGTATTCCTGCTTTAAAGAAATTAGCGAAGGGTACTTTACAGGATGTCGAGCTTCATAAGCCATATATCGACGAGATTATTTGTAGTTGTCCAAAATGTAAAGGTGAGATGGAACGTACACCAGAAGTAATTGATGTATGGTTTGATAGTGGTTCCATGCCATTTGCGCAGCAACATTATCCTTTTGGAGACCTTGCTACTTTTAACAATCAATTTCCTGCTGATGTGGTCATCGAAGGCATTGACCAAACACGAGGCTTTTTCTATAGTTTATTAGCGGTTTCGACTTTATTTACAGGAAAGGCACCATATAAAAAAGTACTTTCCTTAGGGCATGTTCTAGATGAACACGGACAGAAAATGTCGAAAAGTAAAGGAAATGCATTAGAGCCAGTTGAATTAATTGAACAATATGGAGCGGATGCTTTGCGATGGTCATTTTTAGTTGACAGTTCACCCTGGAATCCGAAACGTTTTTCAAAGAAAATTGTTATGGACGCGAAATCAAAGCTTGTCGATACATTGGATAATACATTTAAATTTTATCAGTTGTACGCAGAGATCGATGGCTTTGAGTACAATGCAAATAATACTGGCACACGTACAAATTTAGATCATTGGATATTGTCTCGTTTACATCATACAATTCAGCTTGTGACAAAATATATGGACGATTTTCAATTTACACAGGCAACACGAGAAATCGGAAGGCTTGTGGAAGAGCTAAGTAATTGGTATATCCGACGCTCACGTGCAAGATTTTGGGCCAATGGGCTGTCAGAGGACAAACGGGGAGCATTTAGTACACTATATGAGTTACTAACAACAATTTGTCAATTGTTAGCACCATTCACACCATTTATTGCGGAAGATTTGTATCGACAATTATATGGGGAAAGCGTGCATTTACAAGACTACCCAAAATATAATGAAGCACTTGTTAATGCGAGCCTCGAAAAAGAAATGCAATCTATTTTAACAATCGTAGAATTAGGGCGTAGCGTTCGTAATAGTCAAGGGATCAAGGTCAAGCAGCCATTAAGCGAAATCATTGTCTCTGTTGATGGAGTATTAACAGATTTTCAACCGTATAGCGAGCTTGTGAAAGACGAATTAAATATAAAAGAATGTTTATGGACAAATGATTTTTCAGCATACGAAACGGTTCATTATAAACTGAACTTTAAAACAGCAGGGGCCATATTTGGAGCAAAAGTGAATAAAGTAAAAAATTACGTTATGAATTTAAATGATCAAGAAAAACGTGAATTACAGCAAACAGATGAGGTAACATTTACGATTGAAGGGGAACAGCTAACCTTGTTAAAGGAACATGTTTTAATGGAATCGATGGTAAAGGATCAATATATTATAGCCGAAGATGCCTCATGTCGAATCCTTATAAATGTTCACCTTACAGCAAGCTTACTAGAGGAAGGGCAAATAAGAGAATTAATTCGCACAATCCAAGATACACGTAAAAAATGGCAACTACCAGTAGAGCAGTATGTTTCAATTTCAATAGCTGGAAATACTAAAGCAACGTCTATTATCCAGCAGCACGAAGCGTTATTAAAAGCAAATGTGTTGTTACATGATATTGATTATGTGAGTGATGGTCATAGTGAACGCTATATTGAAACAGATATGTTTAATGAAAAGATCACCATTTATTTTAACAATCTTTAA
- a CDS encoding lysine transporter LysE — MEAFIHGMILAFGLILPLGVQNVFVFSQGATQPHLVRAFPASITAAICDTLLILLAVFGLSIIVLQFAWLRVALMTVGILFLLYMGYTIWRSTPTTADNSEALPRKKQILFALSVSLLNPHAILDTIGVIGTSALKYSDTEQILFTAACVLISWIWFFGLTIAGAFFKKIDSSGKIMSIFNKCSAIFIWATALYLLNGLL, encoded by the coding sequence TTGGAAGCATTTATTCATGGAATGATTTTAGCATTTGGACTTATTTTGCCATTAGGCGTACAAAATGTCTTTGTCTTTTCACAGGGTGCAACACAGCCACATCTAGTTCGAGCCTTTCCTGCGAGCATCACAGCCGCAATTTGTGATACGCTTCTGATTCTGCTTGCAGTATTCGGTTTGTCTATTATCGTATTGCAATTTGCGTGGCTTCGAGTTGCCTTAATGACGGTTGGTATCCTTTTCTTACTTTATATGGGCTATACAATATGGCGCTCCACCCCAACCACAGCTGATAATAGCGAAGCACTTCCTAGGAAAAAACAAATTTTATTTGCGCTCTCTGTCTCACTTTTAAATCCACATGCCATTTTAGATACAATTGGTGTAATTGGGACAAGTGCTTTAAAATATAGTGACACGGAGCAAATATTGTTTACTGCTGCATGTGTATTGATTTCTTGGATATGGTTTTTTGGTCTTACCATTGCTGGAGCCTTTTTCAAAAAAATCGATAGCTCAGGGAAAATAATGAGTATTTTTAATAAATGTTCTGCTATCTTTATCTGGGCTACAGCTTTATATCTGCTGAATGGTTTATTGTAA
- a CDS encoding GntR family transcriptional regulator, whose amino-acid sequence MSWQPIKQGEMTLQQQIIQWITGHIERGDWVAGTKLPTQRQLAMQFGVNRSTVQQALDELKATGILKAKVGSGIYVADNSWHSLITQTQPNWQKFIDTSLHKPNYHTIQLINEYEQRDDVIRLGTGELAPSLLPTADIEASLKELSLQPKALGYSSPQGNDRLRAAICEYVKKRGIHVQPQNICIVSGALQALQLIAVGLLEQGAIVFQDQTSYLNSVHPFQSVGMQMMAIHRGEQLAQTLAQQKRKRQAVFYAVPTLNNPTGEVWTMQEKRQLYEACKASRIPIIEDDVYHELLFEATTPPIKSMDDSGQVLYIGSVSKTLSPGLRIGWLIGPTTVIERLADIKMQTDYGSSAISQEIVLHWLQSGKYERHIEDLRQKLQRRAHYVETILKEKFNDLADWSKPKGGFYIWLKFYKPIVDKELFTKLLYRQVLINPGYIYDPQDAHHIRLSYAYATYEELQSGLEILHECVVAVVEKRNEKTPF is encoded by the coding sequence ATGAGCTGGCAGCCAATTAAACAAGGCGAAATGACGTTACAGCAGCAAATTATCCAATGGATTACAGGTCATATTGAGCGAGGTGATTGGGTAGCAGGAACAAAGCTACCAACACAAAGGCAGCTTGCCATGCAATTTGGAGTCAATCGCAGTACCGTACAGCAGGCATTAGATGAATTGAAGGCAACTGGCATACTAAAAGCCAAGGTTGGCTCAGGTATTTATGTAGCTGATAATTCCTGGCATTCGTTAATTACACAAACACAACCTAATTGGCAAAAGTTTATAGACACTAGTCTTCATAAGCCCAATTACCATACCATTCAATTAATCAATGAATATGAGCAGCGCGATGATGTCATTCGTTTGGGAACTGGAGAGCTTGCACCGAGTCTACTGCCAACAGCTGATATAGAAGCATCACTGAAGGAGCTTTCTTTGCAGCCGAAAGCGTTAGGCTATTCATCGCCTCAAGGTAATGACAGGCTACGAGCTGCAATTTGTGAATATGTGAAAAAAAGAGGCATCCATGTGCAGCCTCAAAATATTTGTATTGTTTCAGGCGCACTTCAGGCATTGCAGCTGATTGCTGTTGGATTGCTTGAGCAGGGCGCTATTGTGTTCCAGGACCAAACTTCTTATTTAAATTCAGTGCATCCCTTTCAGTCGGTGGGTATGCAAATGATGGCTATCCATAGAGGTGAACAGCTTGCCCAAACATTGGCTCAACAAAAAAGAAAAAGACAGGCTGTGTTTTATGCTGTTCCTACGTTAAACAATCCAACTGGTGAGGTATGGACAATGCAAGAAAAAAGGCAACTTTACGAAGCGTGTAAAGCGTCTCGCATTCCTATTATTGAAGATGACGTTTATCATGAATTGCTCTTTGAAGCGACAACACCTCCAATTAAATCAATGGATGATAGTGGGCAAGTCCTTTATATTGGAAGCGTCTCGAAAACCTTAAGCCCTGGACTTCGTATAGGCTGGCTAATTGGTCCAACGACAGTGATTGAACGATTAGCAGATATAAAGATGCAAACAGATTACGGTTCAAGTGCCATCTCGCAGGAAATTGTCTTACATTGGCTGCAATCTGGTAAATATGAAAGACATATTGAAGACTTACGCCAAAAATTACAGCGAAGGGCACATTATGTAGAGACTATTTTAAAAGAAAAATTCAATGATTTGGCTGACTGGAGCAAGCCAAAGGGAGGCTTTTATATTTGGCTAAAGTTTTATAAGCCCATCGTTGATAAAGAGTTATTTACCAAGCTATTATACCGACAAGTTCTTATCAATCCTGGCTATATTTATGATCCACAGGATGCCCATCATATCAGATTGTCCTATGCCTATGCTACCTATGAAGAATTACAGAGTGGCCTGGAAATATTACATGAATGTGTAGTAGCAGTGGTTGAAAAACGGAATGAAAAAACGCCATTTTGA